In Zingiber officinale cultivar Zhangliang chromosome 1A, Zo_v1.1, whole genome shotgun sequence, a genomic segment contains:
- the LOC122038329 gene encoding 40S ribosomal protein S3-3-like, protein MATQMSKKRKFVADGVFFAELNEVLTRELAEDGYSGVEVRVTPMRTEIIIRATRTQNVLGEKGRRIRELTSVVQKRFKFPENGVELYAEKVNNRGLCAIAQAESLRYKLLGGLAVRRACYGVLRFVMESGAKGCEVIVSGKLRAQRAKSMKFKDGYMISSGQPVKEYIDSAVRHVLLRQGVLGIKVKIMLDWDPKGKQGPTTPLPDLVTIHPPKDEEEYMRPAVLVPAEIPIA, encoded by the exons ATGGCGACCCAAATGAGCAAGAAGCGAAAG TTCGTAGCGGACGGAGTGTTCTTTGCCGAGTTGAACGAGGTCCTGACAAGAGAACTCGCTGAGGATGGCTATTCTGGTGTCGAGGTTAGGGTTACGCCCATGCGAACAGAGATCATTATCCGGGCGACCCGCACTCAGAATGTCCTTG GCGAGAAGGGCAGAAGAATTAGGGAGTTGACATCGGTGGTCCAGAAAAGATTCAAATTTCCTGAGAACGGCGTGGAGCTCTACGCAGAGAAGGTGAACAATAGGGGGCTCTGTGCTATTGCTCAAGCTGAATCACTGCGTTACAAACTTCTCGGTGGCCTTGCTGTTCGCAG GGCCTGTTATGGTGTCTTGAGGTTTGTCATGGAGAGTGGTGCAAAGGGATGTGAG GTAATAGTAAGTGGAAAGCTCAGGGCCCAGCGAGCTAAATCCATGAAGTTCAAGGATGGATACATGATTTCTTCTGGTCAGCCAGTAAAGGAATACATTGACTCTGCAGTGAGGCATGTTCTTCTTAGACAG GGTGTTCTTGGAATCAAGGTCAAAATTATGTTGGACTGGGATCCAAAGGGGAAGCAAGGGCCCACGACTCCACTTCCAGATCTTGTCACTATCCatccaccaaaggatgaagaggaaTACATGAGACCAGCCGTTTTGGTGCCTGCGGAGATACCCATTGCATGA